A region from the Leptospira venezuelensis genome encodes:
- a CDS encoding aldo/keto reductase, whose amino-acid sequence MESSYSRKKFLKLLALSAAGIGLSENLISPLFSQTSGASKMLKRKIPKTGEEIPAIGLGTWQTLDVDPDPSSFAPLKEVLSEFLHIGGGVVDSSPMYGRSEEIFGILSKDFSDTEKKKFFLATKVWIRGEAAGKSQIESSFKKMKAEKIDLFQIHNLLDTQTHLKTLRALKEKGKIRYIGLTHFTTSAFSEMERISEKEKPDFLQIPYSIQTREAENRILPFAQEHGIAVLVNRPFEEGGLFRNTKGKSLPEYFKEWDCNSFAQGFLKYILSHPAVTCAIPATSKLSHLKDNMGAGLGRFPEGKERKVFLSNLLDAMD is encoded by the coding sequence ATGGAAAGCTCTTATTCCAGAAAAAAGTTCCTGAAACTTTTGGCGTTATCCGCCGCAGGTATAGGTCTTTCGGAGAATTTGATTTCTCCGTTATTCTCCCAAACGTCCGGAGCTTCTAAAATGTTAAAACGTAAGATCCCAAAAACTGGAGAAGAAATTCCTGCAATTGGTTTAGGTACTTGGCAAACTTTAGATGTGGATCCGGATCCTTCTTCTTTCGCTCCATTAAAGGAAGTTTTGTCGGAGTTCTTACATATAGGTGGAGGTGTCGTAGATTCTTCTCCCATGTATGGTCGTTCTGAGGAAATTTTCGGGATCTTATCCAAGGATTTTTCAGACACAGAGAAAAAGAAATTTTTCTTAGCCACAAAGGTTTGGATCAGGGGAGAAGCAGCCGGAAAATCACAGATAGAATCTTCTTTCAAAAAAATGAAAGCGGAGAAAATTGATCTATTCCAAATTCATAATTTACTGGATACTCAAACCCATCTTAAAACATTAAGAGCCCTAAAAGAAAAAGGGAAGATCCGTTATATTGGTCTAACCCATTTTACAACTTCTGCTTTCTCCGAAATGGAACGTATCTCTGAAAAAGAAAAACCTGATTTTTTACAAATACCTTATTCTATCCAAACAAGAGAAGCGGAGAATAGAATTTTACCTTTTGCGCAAGAACACGGGATTGCGGTCCTCGTTAATCGTCCTTTCGAAGAAGGTGGACTTTTTAGAAATACGAAAGGTAAATCTTTGCCTGAATATTTTAAAGAATGGGATTGCAATTCATTCGCTCAGGGATTCTTAAAATATATTCTTTCTCATCCGGCAGTGACATGTGCGATTCCTGCTACTTCTAAACTTTCTCATCTTAAAGATAATATGGGTGCTGGACTTGGTAGATTTCCGGAAGGCAAAGAAAGAAAAGTTTTTCTATCCAACCTTCTAGATGCAATGGATTGA
- the polA gene encoding DNA polymerase I, with translation MKKLLIVDGHAFAFRAYYAFAASNLKNSKTGQPSGAVFGFFRMLFKLFEDYAPTHVAMTFDPGGPLERGATFAEYKANRKPMPEDLRPQLNEIMETLKVLGFRILKIEKHEADDIIGTLAENYKSSAKEILIFSGDKDLYQLLEKKNIKMLRGKKGVTEFVEIDSSWVKEELGVDVKQIPDYMGIVGDTSDNIPGVKGIGEKGATKLIQEYKNLEGIYKNIEKIKNPGLKNKLIEHKDNAFMSRELATIKRDLELGIQEDDLKLPDYASDEGIRYLKNQGYNVLSRDLAKSVGKEPPKDEPEEATAGSAKAPAAKKGIYKRVESIEELTKLARAWKKSPILSVDTETTSQYAFDAELLGISLCNQEGTGFYIPVSHTQEGLFTNKDQLLPLDQVREILGPVLADPNIPKVGQNIKYDLIVLQNHGFELANIVFDTMIVAYILAPESRRFNMDDLAEDLLNYKTITYAELVGTGKNKKNLWEVDLDRVSEYAAEDADITLRLYNVLRKSLKQSGLESVFKDIDLPLIPVLTKMEKAGIAVDTKYFAELSKDFQREVKDLERGIYKAAGKEFNIASTKELQKILFDELQLRVVKKTQTGYSTDHEVLEELLGEHPIIEKLLDYRKYTKLISTYVDTLPSMASPKDQRIHTSYNMTIAATGRLSSTDPNLQNIPIREKEGRLIRKGFISGHRDFEVLSLDYSQIELRIMAHISKDPAMMDAYKKGIDIHKRTAAAIYGVPEDQVSPEMRDKAKVVNFSVIYGVTPYGLSRNLRISREEAKSFIDRYLTQYPGVQKYMDDTIAFCEEKGYVETMKGRRRPVPDITSTHRQAKEGAKRVAINTPIQGTCADMIKIAMIQIQDEIEKRKWKSKLLLQVHDELVFEVYKSEKDEFLKVCKNLMENALPLDVPVKVEGKFGQNWDEAH, from the coding sequence ATGAAAAAATTACTCATAGTAGATGGTCACGCATTTGCATTCAGGGCATATTATGCTTTTGCAGCTTCCAATTTGAAAAATTCCAAAACAGGACAGCCAAGTGGCGCAGTGTTCGGATTTTTCAGAATGTTATTCAAACTTTTCGAAGATTATGCTCCGACTCATGTTGCTATGACTTTTGACCCTGGTGGGCCTTTGGAAAGAGGGGCAACATTTGCGGAATATAAAGCGAATCGTAAACCAATGCCGGAAGATCTTCGCCCTCAATTGAATGAGATCATGGAAACCTTAAAAGTTCTGGGGTTCAGAATTCTTAAGATAGAAAAACATGAAGCAGACGATATCATCGGTACCTTGGCTGAAAATTATAAATCATCTGCGAAAGAAATACTGATCTTTTCTGGTGACAAAGACTTATATCAATTATTAGAAAAAAAGAATATTAAAATGCTCAGAGGTAAAAAGGGAGTCACTGAATTTGTAGAAATCGACTCTTCCTGGGTAAAAGAAGAACTAGGTGTGGATGTAAAACAGATCCCAGACTATATGGGGATCGTAGGAGATACTTCTGATAATATTCCTGGGGTAAAGGGAATTGGAGAGAAGGGCGCTACTAAGCTCATCCAAGAGTATAAAAACCTGGAAGGGATTTATAAAAATATAGAGAAAATCAAAAATCCAGGCTTAAAGAACAAACTTATAGAGCATAAAGACAATGCATTCATGTCCAGGGAATTGGCCACAATCAAAAGAGATTTGGAACTGGGCATCCAGGAAGACGATCTTAAACTTCCGGATTATGCTTCCGACGAAGGGATCCGTTATTTAAAAAACCAAGGGTATAATGTTTTATCTCGTGACCTTGCTAAATCAGTAGGAAAAGAACCTCCTAAAGATGAACCGGAAGAAGCAACTGCCGGTTCTGCAAAAGCGCCAGCTGCTAAAAAAGGAATTTATAAACGAGTAGAAAGTATAGAAGAGTTAACCAAACTCGCAAGAGCTTGGAAAAAATCTCCTATCCTTTCCGTGGATACGGAAACCACTTCTCAATACGCTTTTGATGCGGAACTTTTAGGGATCTCTTTGTGTAACCAAGAAGGGACCGGTTTTTATATCCCGGTCTCTCATACACAAGAGGGACTATTCACAAATAAGGATCAACTTCTTCCTTTGGATCAGGTCCGAGAAATATTAGGGCCTGTATTAGCAGATCCGAATATACCTAAAGTAGGCCAGAATATTAAGTATGATCTGATCGTTCTCCAGAATCACGGATTCGAACTAGCTAATATCGTTTTTGATACGATGATCGTAGCCTATATTCTGGCCCCGGAAAGCCGCAGATTTAATATGGATGATCTTGCAGAAGATCTTCTGAATTATAAAACGATCACTTACGCTGAACTCGTAGGAACCGGCAAAAACAAAAAAAATCTTTGGGAAGTGGACCTAGACAGGGTTTCGGAATATGCAGCGGAAGATGCGGATATTACTTTAAGATTGTATAATGTTCTTCGAAAATCTTTGAAACAATCCGGGTTAGAGAGTGTATTCAAAGATATAGATCTGCCGTTGATCCCTGTTTTGACCAAAATGGAAAAAGCTGGAATTGCTGTTGATACAAAATATTTTGCAGAACTTTCTAAAGATTTCCAGAGGGAAGTCAAGGATCTGGAAAGAGGGATCTACAAGGCTGCTGGAAAAGAATTCAATATCGCTTCTACCAAAGAACTCCAAAAAATCCTATTCGACGAACTGCAGCTTAGGGTTGTTAAAAAGACTCAAACCGGTTATTCAACTGACCATGAAGTCTTGGAAGAATTATTGGGAGAACATCCCATCATTGAAAAACTTTTGGATTATAGGAAATACACTAAGCTCATCTCCACTTATGTGGACACTCTTCCTAGTATGGCTTCTCCTAAAGACCAAAGAATCCACACTAGCTATAATATGACAATCGCCGCAACTGGACGACTTTCTTCTACAGATCCGAACTTACAAAATATTCCGATCCGAGAAAAAGAAGGAAGATTGATCAGAAAAGGTTTTATCTCAGGCCATAGGGATTTTGAGGTTTTAAGTTTAGATTATTCTCAGATTGAACTCCGGATCATGGCCCATATTTCCAAAGATCCTGCAATGATGGATGCCTACAAAAAAGGGATCGATATTCATAAAAGAACCGCCGCAGCCATTTATGGAGTTCCAGAAGATCAAGTAAGTCCGGAGATGAGGGACAAGGCAAAAGTAGTTAACTTTTCCGTAATATATGGTGTTACTCCTTACGGGCTTAGTCGTAACCTTCGGATCTCCAGAGAAGAGGCAAAAAGTTTTATAGATCGATATCTAACTCAGTATCCTGGCGTTCAAAAATATATGGATGATACAATCGCCTTCTGCGAAGAGAAAGGTTATGTGGAAACCATGAAAGGAAGAAGGAGACCTGTTCCAGATATTACATCCACTCATCGCCAAGCAAAAGAAGGAGCCAAGCGGGTTGCGATCAACACACCTATCCAAGGTACTTGCGCCGATATGATCAAAATCGCGATGATCCAAATCCAAGATGAGATCGAAAAAAGAAAATGGAAGTCCAAACTTCTTCTTCAAGTACATGATGAATTGGTATTCGAAGTGTATAAATCTGAAAAGGATGAGTTCCTGAAAGTTTGTAAGAACCTGATGGAGAACGCACTTCCTTTGGATGTTCCGGTCAAGGTAGAAGGAAAATTCGGACAAAACTGGGACGAGGCTCATTAA
- a CDS encoding DUF5329 domain-containing protein yields MKKISSILLFTFLILSSSLIFGAEPEDEIKTLVSSLDSCKGCVFVRNGSEHKLDEAKAHLLKKYDAAKSKINSTEDFIKGLASKSSITGTPYKIKFPDGKEVESEKWLTDKLNELRNPAPVVKPKKKK; encoded by the coding sequence ATGAAAAAAATCTCATCCATTCTACTATTCACTTTTTTAATTTTGAGTTCCAGTTTAATTTTTGGAGCGGAACCGGAAGACGAGATCAAAACTTTGGTTTCTTCCTTGGATTCTTGCAAGGGTTGTGTTTTTGTCAGAAACGGTTCAGAACATAAGTTGGATGAAGCAAAAGCCCACTTACTTAAAAAATATGATGCAGCCAAAAGTAAAATCAACAGTACGGAGGATTTTATCAAAGGATTAGCAAGCAAATCCTCTATCACAGGAACTCCTTACAAGATCAAATTCCCTGATGGAAAAGAAGTAGAATCCGAAAAATGGCTGACTGACAAATTGAACGAATTGCGCAATCCTGCCCCTGTAGTTAAGCCAAAAAAGAAAAAATAA
- a CDS encoding glycosyltransferase, translating to MILHIDTETGWRGGERQLFLLAEGLKKHKIPQLILCKPGSALETRANDVGLPTVTLPLKGEWDFGSVKALQELIVSKGIKLIHAHTAKAHSIAWMAKAKHPQVKLVVSRRVDFRLRKNWFSKRKYVSDRVDLYLSVSNRIREILIMDGIDPAKVVTVYSGIDLGVTKKASDISYLRKEFNLSKDDLIIGNIAALVDHKDQKTLLDALSKVETDKKYKVLIVGEGELRKELERFASEKKLLDKVIFTGFRTDISELLSLFDIFTLTSKEEGLGTSVLDAMASGLPIVATNGGGIAEMLTEGKGAFISQVGDAASLASSYKILLEDPKVRKSMGAFNKESVKRFSVKNTIKKTELAYYSLLGEEIYSSSKGKSGEAA from the coding sequence GTGATTCTTCATATCGACACGGAAACCGGCTGGAGAGGAGGAGAAAGGCAACTTTTTCTTCTCGCAGAAGGTTTAAAAAAACACAAAATCCCTCAGCTCATTCTTTGTAAACCAGGCTCTGCATTAGAGACTCGCGCAAATGATGTTGGACTTCCAACAGTTACTCTCCCTTTAAAAGGTGAATGGGATTTTGGCTCAGTAAAAGCTCTGCAAGAACTCATCGTATCCAAAGGGATCAAATTGATTCATGCTCATACTGCAAAGGCACATTCTATCGCATGGATGGCGAAAGCAAAACATCCACAAGTGAAACTTGTAGTTTCCAGAAGAGTGGATTTCAGGCTTAGAAAGAATTGGTTTAGCAAACGTAAGTATGTTTCCGACAGAGTGGATCTTTATTTAAGCGTTTCTAATCGTATTCGTGAAATTTTGATCATGGATGGAATCGATCCTGCCAAAGTTGTGACTGTGTATAGCGGGATTGATCTAGGCGTAACAAAGAAAGCGAGCGATATATCCTATCTTAGAAAAGAATTTAATCTTTCTAAAGACGATTTAATCATAGGAAATATAGCTGCGTTAGTCGATCATAAGGACCAAAAAACATTACTCGATGCTTTGTCTAAGGTGGAAACTGATAAAAAGTATAAAGTGCTAATCGTGGGTGAAGGGGAGCTCAGAAAGGAACTGGAGCGTTTCGCTTCCGAAAAAAAACTTTTGGATAAAGTGATCTTCACAGGATTCAGAACAGATATCTCCGAACTTCTTTCCTTATTCGATATTTTTACATTAACTTCCAAAGAAGAAGGACTCGGAACTTCCGTTTTAGACGCGATGGCATCTGGTTTACCCATTGTTGCCACAAACGGAGGTGGCATCGCGGAAATGTTAACAGAAGGTAAGGGCGCATTTATTTCTCAGGTGGGAGATGCGGCTTCTCTTGCTTCTTCTTATAAAATTCTATTAGAAGATCCTAAAGTTCGAAAATCTATGGGGGCTTTTAATAAAGAATCTGTAAAAAGATTCTCTGTTAAAAATACCATTAAGAAGACTGAGCTAGCATATTATAGTTTATTGGGTGAGGAGATCTATTCCAGCTCGAAAGGAAAATCCGGGGAAGCAGCATGA
- a CDS encoding class II glutamine amidotransferase has translation MCELLGMSANVPTDICFSFTGLVQRGGKTGPHKDGWGIAFYEGKGCRVFQDPQASADSQLAELVRTFPIKSNLVISHIRKANRGKVDLKNTHPFVRELWGYYWTFAHNGQLKGVKKEPLKDFTPVGTTDSEYAFCWMLSELKKKFKTRPKSETILAQEIRKLLAKLGKKGVSNILISDSKYLYAYCSTKLVYITRHAPFGEAKLIDADLSIDFREHTSPKDIVTVLATTPLTQNEIWTQFLPGEFQVWKEGKQWQRFSP, from the coding sequence ATGTGTGAACTTTTGGGAATGAGCGCCAATGTTCCTACAGATATATGTTTTAGCTTCACTGGTCTTGTCCAAAGAGGCGGGAAAACCGGGCCACATAAAGATGGATGGGGGATCGCATTCTATGAGGGCAAGGGTTGTAGAGTTTTCCAAGATCCTCAGGCAAGTGCGGATTCACAATTAGCGGAACTGGTACGCACATTCCCTATCAAAAGTAATTTAGTTATTTCACATATTCGAAAAGCGAATCGGGGTAAAGTAGATCTGAAAAATACACATCCGTTCGTTCGGGAACTCTGGGGGTATTATTGGACATTCGCTCATAATGGGCAATTAAAAGGAGTAAAGAAGGAACCATTAAAAGATTTTACACCTGTAGGAACAACTGACAGCGAGTATGCTTTTTGTTGGATGCTCTCGGAATTAAAGAAGAAGTTTAAAACAAGGCCAAAAAGCGAAACTATCCTCGCACAAGAAATCCGAAAACTATTAGCTAAACTTGGAAAAAAGGGAGTTTCCAATATTCTAATTTCGGATTCCAAATATTTATACGCATATTGTTCCACAAAACTAGTTTATATCACAAGGCATGCCCCATTCGGAGAAGCCAAACTAATAGATGCAGACCTAAGCATAGATTTCAGGGAACATACAAGCCCTAAAGATATAGTTACAGTCCTAGCCACAACTCCTTTGACCCAAAATGAAATTTGGACCCAGTTTTTACCGGGAGAATTTCAGGTATGGAAAGAAGGAAAACAATGGCAAAGATTTTCCCCATAG
- a CDS encoding alpha/beta fold hydrolase codes for MSEPLWRTHPLAWKAAGAFFEWKKRKLFYRIGGEGEALLLLHGFPTSSWDWKDVWETLTHQYKVLTLDYLGFGFSEKPKDGHYSIFEYADQAEFFLQEQGIKKVHILAHDLGDTVAQELVARFREKLSGQRIGGPDLESVFFLNGGIFPETHRPRAVQKLLNGPLGFLFSRLVNKTSFQKSFSEVFGPNTKSAQEELDGFWECVNNGGGKLIYHKLIRYMRERKIFRDRWVGAILDSPIPYALADGLDDPVSGQHVVARLKEMRPDAKVYELPGIGHYPQTEAADQVLKAYSNFRSKL; via the coding sequence ATGTCGGAACCGCTTTGGAGAACCCACCCTTTGGCCTGGAAGGCAGCGGGAGCTTTCTTTGAATGGAAAAAAAGAAAACTATTTTATAGGATAGGCGGAGAAGGAGAGGCACTTCTTCTTTTACACGGCTTTCCAACTTCTTCTTGGGACTGGAAAGATGTGTGGGAAACTCTAACTCATCAATATAAAGTTCTGACCTTAGATTATCTAGGCTTTGGTTTTTCTGAAAAACCTAAAGACGGACATTATTCTATTTTTGAATACGCAGACCAGGCCGAGTTCTTCCTTCAAGAGCAAGGAATTAAAAAGGTGCATATTCTTGCTCACGACCTGGGAGATACTGTCGCACAAGAATTGGTTGCAAGATTCAGAGAGAAGTTATCTGGGCAGAGAATTGGTGGTCCCGACTTGGAGTCAGTATTCTTCCTAAACGGTGGGATTTTTCCGGAAACTCATAGACCTAGAGCCGTGCAGAAATTATTAAACGGCCCCTTAGGCTTTTTATTCTCTCGTTTAGTAAATAAAACATCCTTCCAAAAAAGTTTTTCAGAAGTTTTCGGACCGAATACTAAATCTGCTCAAGAGGAGCTAGACGGTTTTTGGGAATGTGTTAACAACGGAGGGGGGAAGTTGATCTATCACAAGTTGATCAGATATATGAGAGAGAGAAAAATTTTCAGAGATAGATGGGTGGGAGCCATACTCGACAGTCCAATTCCTTATGCATTGGCAGATGGTCTGGACGATCCAGTGAGCGGCCAACATGTGGTCGCTCGACTTAAAGAAATGAGACCTGATGCAAAAGTGTATGAACTGCCAGGTATAGGACATTATCCTCAGACAGAAGCTGCCGACCAGGTTTTGAAAGCGTACTCAAACTTCAGATCTAAACTTTGA
- a CDS encoding FAD-binding oxidoreductase → MKKIILLLLLFSPYLYSSPVIVNDVTQINPISVSRVETPKSIEEIQDLVKAHSGTISIGGGRFSMGGQIATENALFIDTREFDQILDFDEKQKKIRVQSGITWRKIQEFIDPYNLSVKIKQTYSNFTVGGSLSVNGHGRYMGQGPLILSVDSIKIVLSDGRLVTASPKENPEIFYASIGGYGGIGVIVEAVLQLADNSKVSRSVKKLPITEYKKFFFENVRTNPKAIFHNGDIYPPAYENVNAITWAETNEEVTVQDRLVPVKEEYWMENIMYFWLTELPYGKEFREYIYDPNFTTGKRVVWRNFEASYDVKELEPPTRKISTYVLQEYFVPVEKFDEFYPKMREVLQKHDVNVMNISIRHSYKDSGSFMAWARSEVFSFVIYYKQRTYPSARNEVGIWTRELIDAVISVGGAYYLPYQPHANQMQFEAAYPNSNKFFELKRKLDPSYKFRNKLWDKYYFPDPNDQKIRSKLDSNKSYRRNEDQTFLTVPEWFIVFSSDEYAKFQKHSPPSDFPYWKSIGQFWKIYGNVIRNTWEYETNWGYHLMICVIGVSYSGELALKSLYENTIGVFTEWIDSRKEINENRKVEAYIQWVAQDYTDFVRLKPWYEYPFYSKFLEFIKIEDGNGPGSIRRWERRIFFSMELLAKAGYGWLIGLGTGAVYEPENFHILAWADQNGSGNIISIPRYEPFTKEVPILVEKGISFKEIAGNKKIVMTIISSEDQNWEDQKILSSWPILTEPGKKRTALILPVDQLHLMIIYCKQNGLLIDHIFDY, encoded by the coding sequence ATGAAAAAAATTATCCTTCTCTTATTACTATTTTCGCCCTATTTATATTCGAGTCCGGTTATCGTAAATGATGTTACTCAGATCAATCCGATCTCTGTTTCAAGAGTGGAAACTCCTAAATCTATAGAAGAAATTCAAGATTTGGTAAAAGCGCATTCGGGAACAATTTCTATCGGAGGCGGAAGGTTTTCCATGGGAGGTCAGATTGCCACCGAAAACGCGTTGTTCATAGATACTCGCGAATTCGATCAGATTTTAGATTTTGATGAAAAACAAAAAAAGATCCGGGTCCAATCCGGGATTACCTGGAGAAAAATACAGGAATTCATAGATCCTTACAACCTTTCCGTTAAGATTAAACAGACTTATTCCAACTTTACAGTTGGTGGTTCCCTAAGTGTAAACGGGCATGGGAGATATATGGGCCAAGGTCCTTTGATCCTATCAGTAGATTCCATTAAGATTGTATTAAGTGATGGAAGGTTAGTAACCGCAAGTCCTAAAGAAAATCCTGAGATTTTTTACGCATCGATCGGTGGCTATGGAGGAATAGGAGTTATCGTTGAGGCAGTTTTACAATTAGCAGACAATTCTAAAGTCTCTCGTTCTGTGAAAAAGCTTCCAATTACCGAATATAAAAAATTTTTTTTCGAAAACGTTCGAACAAATCCAAAAGCAATTTTTCATAACGGAGATATATATCCCCCTGCATACGAAAATGTAAATGCGATCACTTGGGCAGAAACAAATGAAGAAGTGACAGTTCAAGATCGCTTGGTTCCGGTAAAAGAAGAATACTGGATGGAAAATATCATGTATTTTTGGCTAACCGAACTTCCTTACGGTAAGGAGTTTAGGGAATACATATACGATCCAAATTTTACCACAGGTAAACGTGTAGTTTGGAGAAATTTCGAAGCTAGTTATGATGTAAAAGAACTGGAACCTCCGACTAGAAAAATCAGCACATATGTATTACAAGAATACTTCGTTCCTGTGGAGAAATTCGACGAGTTTTATCCTAAGATGAGAGAAGTTCTGCAGAAACATGATGTAAACGTAATGAATATATCCATTCGCCATTCGTATAAAGATTCAGGTTCTTTTATGGCTTGGGCTAGATCGGAAGTGTTTTCTTTTGTGATCTATTATAAACAAAGAACCTACCCTTCTGCAAGAAATGAAGTTGGTATTTGGACAAGAGAATTAATAGACGCAGTTATCTCTGTAGGCGGTGCTTATTATTTGCCTTACCAACCTCATGCAAATCAAATGCAATTTGAAGCCGCGTATCCTAATTCTAATAAGTTTTTCGAATTAAAAAGAAAGTTGGATCCAAGTTACAAATTTAGAAATAAACTTTGGGATAAATATTATTTTCCTGATCCAAATGACCAAAAGATTCGTTCTAAACTGGACTCGAATAAAAGTTATCGAAGAAATGAAGATCAAACGTTCTTAACAGTTCCTGAATGGTTTATAGTATTTAGCTCGGATGAATATGCTAAGTTTCAGAAACATTCTCCTCCGAGCGACTTTCCATATTGGAAAAGTATAGGTCAGTTCTGGAAGATTTACGGGAACGTAATTCGAAATACCTGGGAATACGAAACAAATTGGGGATATCATCTAATGATTTGTGTTATCGGGGTTAGTTATTCAGGCGAGCTTGCACTAAAAAGTCTTTATGAAAATACGATCGGAGTTTTTACGGAATGGATAGACTCCCGTAAAGAAATTAACGAAAATAGAAAGGTAGAAGCTTACATACAATGGGTAGCTCAAGATTACACAGATTTTGTAAGACTAAAGCCATGGTATGAATATCCTTTCTATTCCAAGTTTCTAGAATTCATAAAAATCGAAGATGGAAACGGCCCCGGTAGTATCCGTAGATGGGAGAGAAGGATTTTTTTCTCTATGGAGCTTCTTGCAAAAGCAGGCTACGGATGGCTGATCGGTTTAGGGACAGGGGCAGTCTATGAGCCGGAAAATTTTCATATTCTAGCTTGGGCGGACCAAAACGGTAGCGGGAATATTATCTCGATTCCACGTTATGAGCCATTTACAAAAGAAGTTCCGATATTAGTGGAAAAGGGGATATCCTTTAAGGAAATTGCGGGGAATAAAAAAATCGTTATGACGATTATTTCATCGGAGGATCAAAATTGGGAAGATCAGAAAATACTTTCTTCCTGGCCGATCCTTACCGAACCAGGCAAAAAGAGGACTGCATTAATTTTGCCAGTTGATCAATTACATTTAATGATCATATACTGTAAGCAGAATGGGCTTTTAATAGATCATATATTCGATTATTAG
- a CDS encoding glycosyltransferase family 4 protein — translation MLPSTYISSYPKAGPFRILVVTETFPPEINGVAKTLHRMLGDLLQRGHEVILVRPKQGHNDYATASNNYREVLVRGAKIPLYEDLRFGFPEKYLLRRLIELEKPDIVHVVTEGPLGWSAVRAARHVGIPIISDFRTNFHAYAKYYKFGFAGKLVHKYLKGLHNRTQMTLVPTAQIREQLTVQGYTNVQVVSRGIDSDLFHPARRNSKLKTEWGLKPSELGVLYVGRLAPEKNLDLLVRTFRRLQTRVPSAKLVLVGDGPSKEKLQKENPDFIFRGMRKAKELAEHYATGDLFLFPSLTETFGNVIVEAMASGLPIVAYDYAAANQHLKHGKSALLCGFDKEEEFIEQSCLLAENKKLAARLGIAARKIAASCTWEDVTDSLEMTYSKLSLSKKKSVRSKKAIKLKIQMARG, via the coding sequence ATGCTTCCATCGACATATATCAGTTCCTACCCTAAAGCAGGTCCCTTTCGAATATTAGTGGTGACCGAAACATTTCCTCCTGAGATTAACGGAGTCGCCAAGACACTTCATAGAATGTTGGGGGATCTTTTACAAAGAGGTCACGAGGTAATTCTCGTACGTCCAAAACAAGGTCATAACGATTACGCAACTGCAAGCAATAACTATAGAGAAGTACTTGTAAGAGGAGCGAAAATCCCCTTGTACGAAGATCTAAGATTCGGATTCCCTGAAAAATATCTTCTCCGCAGGTTAATCGAATTAGAAAAACCTGATATAGTGCATGTGGTAACAGAAGGCCCACTCGGCTGGTCCGCAGTTAGAGCAGCCAGACATGTTGGAATTCCTATCATCAGCGATTTTAGAACGAATTTCCACGCATACGCAAAATATTATAAGTTCGGATTCGCAGGAAAACTAGTCCATAAGTATCTAAAAGGGCTCCATAATAGAACGCAGATGACCTTGGTGCCAACAGCTCAAATCAGAGAGCAGTTAACCGTTCAAGGCTATACTAATGTGCAAGTGGTTTCCCGAGGAATCGATTCGGATCTATTCCATCCTGCTCGAAGGAATTCCAAACTAAAAACGGAATGGGGATTAAAACCATCCGAATTAGGGGTCCTATACGTAGGAAGATTAGCTCCGGAGAAAAATCTGGACTTATTAGTAAGGACATTCCGCAGACTACAAACCAGAGTTCCAAGTGCAAAATTGGTCTTAGTAGGAGACGGACCTTCCAAAGAAAAACTACAAAAGGAAAATCCAGATTTCATATTCAGAGGAATGAGAAAAGCAAAAGAACTAGCAGAACATTATGCGACCGGAGACCTATTTCTATTCCCAAGCCTCACTGAAACTTTCGGAAACGTAATCGTAGAAGCGATGGCATCCGGACTTCCTATCGTTGCTTATGACTACGCTGCAGCAAACCAACATCTCAAACACGGAAAGTCGGCTCTACTTTGCGGTTTTGATAAAGAAGAAGAATTTATAGAACAATCCTGTCTTCTCGCGGAGAATAAAAAGTTGGCAGCGCGACTCGGCATAGCCGCAAGAAAGATCGCGGCCTCTTGCACCTGGGAAGATGTTACAGATTCTTTAGAGATGACTTACTCTAAACTTTCTCTCTCTAAGAAAAAATCTGTGAGATCTAAGAAGGCGATCAAGTTGAAAATACAGATGGCCAGGGGCTAA